In Elephas maximus indicus isolate mEleMax1 chromosome 7, mEleMax1 primary haplotype, whole genome shotgun sequence, the following proteins share a genomic window:
- the LOC126080622 gene encoding olfactory receptor 5AN1-like: protein MTRRGNLTEITYFILLGFSDFPRITVVLFAVFLVIYITTLTWNLGLIILIRTDPHLHTPMYFFLSNLSFIDICYVTSTVPKMLFNFFQEQKTITFTGCIVQNFIFSTMGLSESCLMTAMAYDRYAAICKPLVYSSIMSPTVCVQMVFGAYMAGLSASLSQLHALLQLHFCGPNVINHFFCDMPQLLILSCSDTFFVQVMTAILTMIFGITNVLVIMLSYCYIIVSIMKITSAKGRSKAFNTCASHLTAVSLFYTSSIFVYLSSSSGGSSSFDRFASVFYTMVIPMLNPLIYSLRNKEIKDALKRLQKKRGY from the coding sequence ATGACCAGAAGAGGAAACCTAACAGAGATCACATATTTCATCCTATTGGGATTCTCGGATTTTCCCAGAATCACAGTAGTGCTCTTTGCTGTATTCCTGGTGATCTACATTACAACTCTGACCTGGAACTTGGGCCTCATCATCTTAATAAGGACGGATCCCCACCTCCACACTcctatgtatttcttcctcaGTAACCTGTCCTTCATAGATATCTGCTATGTTACTTCCACTGTTCCCAAGATGCTCTTTAACTTCTTCCAGGAGCAGAAAACAATCACCTTTACGGGCTGCATTGTTCAGAACTTCATCTTTTCAACCATGGGACTGAGTGAGTCTTGCCTTATGACGGCTATGGCTTATGATCGATATGCTGCCATTTGTAAACCACTGGTCTACTCATCAATCATGTCACCCACTGTCTGTGTTCAGATGGTGTTCGGAGCCTATATGGCTGGACTTTCTGCTTCTTTATCCCAATTGCATGCCTTACTTCAGCTCCACTTCTGTGGGCCTAATGTTAtcaaccacttcttctgtgatatGCCCCAACTACTAATCCTGTCTTGCTCTGACACTTTCTTTGTACAAGTCATGACTGCTATATTAACAATGATTTTTGGAATAACAAATGTTTTAGTCATCATGTTGTCCTATTGCTACATTATAGTTTCCATCATGAAAATCACTTCAGCTAAAGGCAGGTCCAAGGCGTTCAACACCTGTGCTTCTCACCTGACGGCTGTTTCCCTCTTCTATACCTCAAGCATTTTTGTGTATTTGAGTTCCAGCTCTGGGGGTTCCTCTAGCTTTGACAGATTTGCATCAGTCTTCTATACTATGGTGATTCCCATGCTGAATCCCCTGatttacagcctgaggaacaaggaaATCAAAGATGCCCTGAAGAGGTTGCAAAAGAAGAGAGGGTACTGA